A section of the Streptomyces sp. CG1 genome encodes:
- the ssd gene encoding septum site-determining protein Ssd, giving the protein MTGTVTHDPPPGTGDRPDRPLIVTEDAELLDDLLRLCAAAGATPEVHHGVPDHSDGWCTAPLVLVGDDAARRVGAAPRRRGVVLVGRDQDDPGVWKRAVEIGADHVLMLPDGEQWLVDRIADVAEGVGRPALTVGVIGGRGGAGASTLACALAVTSAREGLRTLLVDADPLGGGLDVLLGGESADGLRWPAFAASRGRVGGGALEESLPELHSLRVLSWDRGDCVAIPPQAVRAVLAAARRRGGTVVVDLPRRLDDGVAEALAQLDMALLVVPADLRAVAAAGRVASAVGMVVRDLRVAVRGPYAPGLDDREVARLLSLPLVGEVPVEPPLLRPHGGAKPPAATGRGPLARFCANFWERALVEAGGTR; this is encoded by the coding sequence GTGACCGGAACCGTCACACACGACCCGCCGCCCGGCACCGGAGACCGGCCGGACCGGCCGCTCATCGTCACCGAGGACGCCGAACTCCTGGACGACCTGCTGCGCCTGTGCGCGGCCGCGGGCGCCACACCCGAGGTCCACCACGGCGTACCGGACCACAGCGACGGCTGGTGCACGGCCCCGCTGGTGCTGGTCGGCGACGATGCCGCCCGCCGGGTGGGCGCGGCTCCGCGGCGGCGCGGAGTGGTGCTGGTCGGCCGTGACCAGGACGACCCCGGGGTGTGGAAACGCGCCGTGGAGATCGGCGCGGACCACGTCCTGATGCTGCCCGACGGCGAGCAGTGGCTGGTCGACCGGATCGCCGACGTCGCCGAGGGCGTCGGCCGCCCGGCCCTCACCGTCGGGGTGATCGGCGGCCGGGGCGGGGCCGGCGCCTCCACGCTCGCGTGCGCGCTCGCCGTCACCTCCGCGCGCGAGGGACTGCGCACCCTCCTCGTGGACGCCGATCCGCTCGGCGGCGGACTCGACGTACTCCTCGGCGGCGAGAGCGCCGACGGACTGCGCTGGCCCGCCTTCGCCGCCTCCCGCGGCCGGGTCGGCGGCGGCGCCCTGGAGGAGTCGCTGCCGGAACTGCACTCCCTGAGGGTGCTGAGCTGGGACCGCGGGGACTGCGTCGCCATTCCGCCGCAGGCGGTGCGCGCGGTGCTCGCCGCCGCCCGGCGGCGCGGCGGCACGGTCGTGGTCGACCTGCCCCGCCGGCTCGACGACGGGGTCGCCGAAGCCCTCGCCCAGCTCGACATGGCGCTGCTCGTCGTCCCCGCCGATCTGCGCGCGGTCGCGGCCGCCGGGCGGGTCGCCTCCGCCGTCGGCATGGTCGTACGCGACCTGCGTGTGGCGGTACGCGGGCCGTACGCACCGGGCCTGGACGACCGGGAGGTGGCTCGCTTGCTCAGCCTGCCGCTGGTCGGCGAGGTGCCGGTCGAACCGCCGCTGCTGCGCCCGCACGGTGGCGCGAAACCGCCTGCCGCGACCGGACGCGGCCCGCTCGCCCGCTTCTGCGCGAACTTCTGGGAGCGCGCGCTGGTCGAGGCCGGAGGCACCCGATGA
- a CDS encoding TadA family conjugal transfer-associated ATPase, protein MSLPGLERADGAALLDGVRRRLAESGAEPTPARVAQALREQGRVLGDAEVLGAARQLRSELVGSGPLEPLLADPDVTDVLVSAPDRVWVDRGGGLELTPVTFPDAAAVRRLAQRLAAVAGRRLDDARPWADARLPDGTRFHAVLPPVAVGCTCLALRVARPRAFTLEELVEAGTVPPGGDRILRALLAARLSFLVSGGTGCGKTTLLSALLGLVGAGERIVLAEDSAELRPDHPHVVRLETRPANQEGAGLVTLEDLVRQALRMRPDRLVVGEVRGPEVVHLLAALNTGHEGGCCTVHANAAGDVPARLEALATAAGLDRAALHSQLAAALSVVVHLVRDRSGRRRIAEVHVLERDATGLVRTVPALRWGERAFVRERGWERLRHLLEAAGELGFGEAEKGEGSDR, encoded by the coding sequence ATGAGCCTCCCCGGACTCGAGCGCGCGGACGGCGCCGCCCTGCTCGACGGCGTCCGGCGCCGGCTGGCCGAGAGCGGCGCCGAACCCACCCCCGCGCGCGTGGCCCAGGCCCTGCGCGAACAGGGCCGGGTGCTCGGTGACGCCGAGGTCCTCGGCGCGGCCCGGCAGCTGAGGTCCGAACTCGTCGGCTCCGGCCCCCTGGAGCCGCTGCTCGCCGACCCGGACGTCACCGACGTCCTGGTGTCCGCCCCGGACCGGGTGTGGGTGGACCGCGGCGGGGGACTGGAGCTGACCCCGGTGACCTTCCCCGACGCGGCGGCCGTACGACGCCTCGCGCAGCGGCTGGCCGCCGTGGCCGGACGCCGGCTGGACGACGCCCGGCCGTGGGCGGACGCCCGGCTGCCGGACGGCACCCGGTTCCATGCGGTACTGCCCCCGGTCGCCGTCGGCTGCACCTGTCTGGCCCTGCGGGTCGCACGGCCCCGGGCGTTCACGCTAGAGGAACTGGTCGAGGCCGGCACCGTGCCGCCCGGCGGCGACCGGATCCTGCGGGCGCTGCTGGCGGCGCGGCTTTCCTTCCTTGTCAGCGGCGGAACCGGTTGCGGCAAGACGACCCTGCTCAGCGCGCTGCTGGGCCTGGTCGGAGCGGGCGAGCGGATCGTGCTCGCCGAGGACTCGGCCGAGCTGCGGCCGGACCATCCGCACGTCGTCCGGCTGGAGACCCGGCCCGCGAACCAGGAGGGCGCCGGACTGGTCACCCTGGAGGACCTCGTCCGGCAGGCGCTGCGGATGCGGCCCGACCGGCTGGTCGTCGGAGAGGTCCGCGGACCCGAGGTCGTGCATCTGCTCGCGGCTCTCAACACGGGCCATGAGGGCGGCTGTTGCACGGTCCACGCCAACGCGGCCGGAGACGTACCCGCCCGCCTGGAGGCGCTGGCCACGGCCGCCGGGCTCGACCGGGCGGCACTGCACAGCCAGCTGGCGGCAGCGCTCTCCGTGGTCGTGCACCTGGTACGGGACCGGTCCGGGCGGCGCCGGATCGCCGAGGTGCACGTACTGGAGCGGGATGCCACGGGGTTGGTCCGGACGGTGCCAGCCCTGCGCTGGGGCGAGCGGGCCTTCGTGCGGGAGCGGGGCTGGGAGCGGCTGCGGCACCTCCTGGAAGCCGCGGGCGAGCTCGGGTTCGGGGAGGCGGAGAAAGGTGAGGGAAGTGACCGGTGA
- a CDS encoding type II secretion system F family protein — translation MTAALICLGALVWLLGGPHYGVRRARLLLAGGGAVAIGPPSWEQARAELVRLRDRLGTEWWALVAGLLLGLLAASVIPVAAGAAGVPVLRRVRLAHQDRRVRERRADAVIALCGALAGEVRAGRQPGEALLRAALDSGGLGDAQAAVVAAARFGGDVPGALAAASRQPGAEGLLGLAACWRVAVDQGAGLAAGLDRLEAALRAERDQRADLRAQLAGARATTVLLAVLPALGLLLGSALGAAPLHVLLHTGPGLACLTAGSAFEAAGVWWAVRIVRQAGAA, via the coding sequence ATGACGGCCGCGCTGATCTGCCTCGGCGCGCTGGTCTGGTTGCTGGGTGGGCCTCATTACGGAGTACGGCGGGCGCGGCTGCTGCTGGCGGGCGGTGGAGCGGTGGCGATCGGTCCGCCCTCCTGGGAACAAGCTCGCGCGGAACTGGTACGGCTGCGTGACCGGTTGGGGACCGAGTGGTGGGCGCTCGTGGCCGGCTTGCTGCTCGGGCTGCTGGCGGCCTCGGTGATTCCGGTCGCCGCGGGGGCGGCCGGGGTGCCGGTGCTGCGCCGGGTGCGGCTGGCGCACCAGGACCGGCGTGTCCGCGAGCGGCGGGCGGACGCGGTGATCGCCCTGTGCGGGGCGCTCGCCGGGGAGGTGCGGGCCGGACGGCAGCCGGGCGAGGCGCTGCTGCGGGCGGCGCTGGACTCCGGAGGGCTGGGCGATGCGCAGGCGGCCGTGGTCGCGGCGGCCCGGTTCGGCGGGGACGTGCCCGGCGCGCTCGCTGCCGCGTCCCGGCAACCGGGTGCCGAGGGCCTGCTCGGGCTGGCCGCGTGCTGGCGGGTGGCAGTCGACCAGGGCGCCGGACTCGCGGCCGGCCTGGACCGGCTGGAGGCGGCCCTCCGGGCCGAGCGGGACCAACGCGCGGATCTGCGAGCCCAGTTGGCGGGCGCCCGGGCCACCACCGTGCTGCTCGCCGTCCTGCCCGCCCTCGGCCTGCTCCTCGGCTCGGCCTTGGGCGCGGCCCCCCTCCATGTGCTGCTCCACACAGGCCCCGGACTCGCCTGCCTGACAGCAGGGTCGGCCTTCGAGGCGGCCGGGGTGTGGTGGGCGGTGCGGATCGTGCGGCAGGCGGGGGCCGCGTGA
- a CDS encoding type II secretion system F family protein, with the protein MSGEVVHTLGMVGGVTLTLGWAAWRLDLVRRRRRARRRVAHLLGREVPVSRPRFAAADAARRWLPPAGAVCGAWVLVGGVTGAVLGLGTGVVLWRWRSRQAAACRADPVDAATAARQLPLAADLLAACVAAGAGPVIAAQAVGEALEGPVGQALAQGAAEVRLGGEPTAAWRRLAELPGAGALARLLERADESGLPAAGPAARLASDARAGWARTATARARRAAVLISAPVGLCFLPAFIAVGVLPVVIGLAGGVMRGR; encoded by the coding sequence ATGAGCGGAGAAGTTGTCCACACGTTGGGGATGGTCGGGGGTGTGACGCTGACCCTCGGCTGGGCGGCGTGGCGGTTGGATCTGGTCCGGCGGCGCCGTCGGGCACGGCGGCGGGTGGCCCACTTGCTGGGCCGGGAAGTTCCGGTGTCCAGGCCGCGGTTCGCGGCGGCGGACGCCGCGCGGCGGTGGCTGCCACCGGCCGGGGCGGTGTGCGGCGCCTGGGTCCTGGTCGGGGGTGTGACCGGGGCCGTGCTGGGGCTGGGAACCGGGGTCGTGCTGTGGCGGTGGCGTAGCCGGCAGGCGGCGGCTTGCCGGGCGGACCCGGTCGACGCCGCGACGGCCGCCCGCCAACTCCCGCTCGCGGCCGACCTGCTGGCCGCCTGTGTCGCGGCCGGCGCCGGCCCGGTGATCGCCGCGCAGGCGGTGGGGGAGGCGCTCGAAGGGCCCGTGGGACAGGCGCTGGCGCAGGGCGCGGCAGAGGTGCGGCTCGGTGGTGAACCGACGGCCGCCTGGCGGAGGTTGGCCGAGCTGCCCGGCGCCGGAGCCCTGGCGCGCCTGCTGGAGCGGGCCGACGAGTCCGGGCTTCCTGCGGCCGGCCCGGCCGCCCGCCTCGCCTCGGACGCACGCGCAGGGTGGGCCCGTACCGCGACGGCCCGGGCCCGGCGCGCGGCCGTACTGATCTCCGCGCCGGTGGGTCTGTGCTTCCTGCCCGCCTTCATCGCGGTCGGTGTGCTGCCCGTCGTGATCGGACTCGCGGGCGGCGTGATGAGAGGCAGGTGA
- a CDS encoding DUF4244 domain-containing protein translates to MHRKIKDPAVRLWEKRRGDAGMVTSEYAMGIIAAVGFALLLYEVVTSGQVRAELQDIVKKALSARM, encoded by the coding sequence ATGCACCGGAAGATCAAGGACCCGGCGGTACGGCTGTGGGAGAAGCGGCGCGGGGACGCCGGAATGGTGACGTCCGAGTACGCGATGGGGATCATCGCTGCCGTCGGGTTCGCCTTGCTGCTCTACGAGGTCGTCACCAGCGGCCAGGTCCGGGCGGAGCTGCAGGACATCGTGAAGAAGGCCCTCAGTGCGCGGATGTGA
- a CDS encoding TadE family type IV pilus minor pilin, which yields MTAEAAVVLCVLVAFTMALVWGLLVVAAQIRCVDAARIGARAAARQDPADAVVTVTREAAPRGARVIVGREGDQVRVTVVARPPVLSGLPFEVREEAVAPAEETTGAEETAGAGEAGP from the coding sequence GTGACCGCGGAGGCGGCCGTGGTGCTGTGCGTACTGGTGGCGTTCACGATGGCGCTGGTCTGGGGGCTGCTCGTGGTGGCCGCACAGATCCGGTGCGTGGACGCCGCCCGCATCGGCGCCCGGGCCGCCGCCCGGCAGGACCCGGCCGACGCGGTGGTGACGGTGACCCGTGAGGCGGCGCCGCGCGGGGCGCGCGTGATCGTCGGGCGCGAAGGCGACCAGGTCCGGGTGACGGTGGTGGCCAGGCCGCCGGTACTGAGCGGGCTGCCGTTCGAGGTTCGGGAGGAGGCCGTCGCGCCGGCCGAGGAGACGACAGGGGCCGAGGAGACCGCAGGGGCTGGGGAGGCGGGGCCGTGA